A genomic stretch from Rubripirellula reticaptiva includes:
- a CDS encoding ATP-binding protein → MTNHWIDPKTSHSLAVLVESVTVPLLIKHDGPVCLELDIDVKMRVPADASRLVDLIKSLVGQSLAEMSDGGDLTITACETTNGVEVEIADTGCDVQRRAKSRPLAAAAIGATMQWKNCPQGGGSVTVTFPPKAAQSHSQHRRAA, encoded by the coding sequence ATGACAAATCATTGGATCGACCCAAAGACGAGCCATTCTTTAGCCGTTTTGGTGGAATCGGTAACCGTGCCCTTGTTAATCAAACACGATGGCCCTGTTTGCCTTGAACTTGACATCGACGTCAAAATGCGTGTCCCTGCCGATGCAAGTCGATTGGTGGACCTGATCAAATCACTGGTCGGACAATCGCTTGCCGAAATGTCCGACGGCGGCGACCTGACGATCACGGCTTGCGAGACCACAAACGGTGTCGAGGTAGAAATCGCCGACACGGGCTGTGACGTCCAACGTCGCGCCAAAAGTCGCCCGTTAGCCGCAGCCGCGATCGGCGCAACCATGCAGTGGAAGAACTGCCCGCAAGGTGGCGGATCCGTCACCGTGACATTCCCGCCCAAAGCAGCCCAATCGCATTCCCAACATCGACGCGCGGCTTAG
- the flgC gene encoding flagellar basal body rod protein FlgC has product MLKALDISTSALIAQRTRLNAVSGNIANMSSLTDETGKPNPYKAREVVFQTDDSISLSGASGVKVAEIKSNNAEPLHRWQPNHPLAIQDGEWKGYVAYPNIDLTTEMVNAMESTRAYEANVGVMEITKNLSRETLTILA; this is encoded by the coding sequence ATGTTAAAAGCACTCGACATCAGCACATCGGCATTGATTGCCCAGCGGACTCGATTGAATGCCGTTTCTGGAAACATTGCCAACATGTCGTCGCTGACCGATGAAACCGGCAAGCCAAATCCTTACAAAGCACGCGAAGTGGTCTTTCAAACCGACGACAGCATTTCGCTGTCAGGCGCTTCGGGCGTGAAAGTAGCGGAGATCAAATCGAACAACGCTGAACCTCTACACCGATGGCAGCCCAACCATCCGTTGGCGATTCAAGATGGCGAATGGAAAGGATACGTCGCCTATCCCAACATCGACCTGACGACCGAAATGGTCAACGCGATGGAATCGACTCGAGCCTACGAAGCCAACGTCGGTGTAATGGAAATTACCAAAAACCTTAGCCGTGAAACATTGACCATCCTCGCCTAA
- the fliE gene encoding flagellar hook-basal body complex protein FliE, with protein MRPLSGIQPPQRPQSPFGPLEKSGMPSGVSGAKGPDSFASLLGDQVKNVNTMQIDANDMVHTMLTGGEVNEAEVLTAVQKADLAFRMLLQVRNKLIEAYREVQQIQI; from the coding sequence ATGCGTCCCCTTTCCGGAATCCAACCGCCCCAGCGACCTCAGTCGCCTTTTGGTCCGCTTGAAAAAAGCGGGATGCCAAGCGGTGTATCCGGTGCAAAGGGCCCCGACTCGTTTGCATCGCTGCTGGGTGACCAAGTCAAGAACGTCAACACCATGCAAATCGACGCCAACGACATGGTGCACACCATGCTGACCGGCGGCGAAGTCAACGAAGCCGAAGTGTTGACGGCCGTACAAAAGGCAGACTTGGCCTTCCGCATGCTGTTGCAAGTCCGCAACAAGTTGATCGAAGCCTATCGAGAAGTGCAACAAATCCAAATCTAA
- a CDS encoding beta-cystathionase, with protein MNFFKQSTDQAREAFVSMPMQSRIISVMLVALIAIGLAFLIKGDSSSSGEYLFGGRAFTDQELAAMEMSFSREGLNEWKRDGTRMRIPAASKDVYLAAMEQSTTLPMSLNSNVQEAIKATTVFDSSELHGARVDAAKEADLGRSIAQMADIKSASVVHDVGQRQGLGRHAAQSASIFVQPEGSSPLPKHRIQAIQELVRGAYAGMKTDEIVVTDANAISSSAMSDDDDPMLRKQREAEAWIEKKVRNLLVGFPAQIAVSAEVDPTMDAEKTTLSYDAEPTNLSNKQRKTETTNTRQPPGGVPGVVPNAIGNRATSLADTVETLKSKDDERETIGVAGQQFENSRMASLQVKRVRVSVGLPRSYYNKLHAQTYLQENPDTPVDDVPAMSATAFEKLRSETATKIQTAVTPLLPEVAAGADRFPLVEVFDYFDLPGPPPPEAETAKIALAWLAESWQTIALVMLGLLALLVARSAASGSGDSTPAEFREGFGLELPAPPPEMVETEEEGDTMTITGSSLKDELLALVDGNPEVAANVIRGWVGEAA; from the coding sequence ATGAATTTTTTCAAACAGTCGACCGACCAAGCACGCGAAGCTTTTGTATCGATGCCGATGCAGTCGCGAATCATTTCGGTCATGCTGGTGGCTTTGATTGCGATCGGCTTGGCGTTCCTGATCAAAGGCGACTCATCATCGAGCGGTGAATACTTGTTCGGCGGACGCGCCTTTACCGATCAAGAACTCGCCGCCATGGAAATGTCATTCAGCCGCGAAGGTCTGAATGAATGGAAACGAGATGGCACGCGGATGCGAATTCCGGCCGCCTCCAAGGACGTCTACTTAGCTGCGATGGAACAGTCGACGACGTTGCCAATGTCGCTTAACAGCAACGTGCAAGAAGCCATCAAGGCGACGACCGTTTTCGATTCAAGCGAACTGCACGGCGCCCGAGTGGATGCTGCCAAAGAAGCCGACCTGGGCCGCTCGATCGCCCAAATGGCGGACATCAAATCGGCGAGCGTGGTTCACGACGTTGGACAGCGTCAAGGACTCGGACGTCACGCTGCTCAATCCGCCAGTATTTTTGTCCAACCCGAAGGCAGCTCCCCACTGCCGAAACATCGCATCCAAGCGATTCAAGAACTCGTCCGCGGTGCATACGCCGGAATGAAAACCGACGAAATCGTGGTCACCGATGCCAATGCGATTTCATCATCAGCGATGTCCGATGACGATGATCCGATGCTGCGCAAGCAACGGGAAGCCGAAGCGTGGATCGAGAAAAAGGTGCGAAACCTGTTGGTCGGATTCCCCGCGCAGATCGCGGTATCGGCTGAGGTTGACCCGACGATGGATGCGGAAAAGACGACTCTCAGTTATGACGCCGAACCGACCAATCTGTCCAACAAGCAACGCAAAACCGAAACCACCAACACTCGGCAACCGCCCGGCGGCGTTCCCGGCGTGGTCCCCAACGCGATCGGCAACCGAGCGACCAGTTTGGCGGACACGGTCGAAACGTTGAAATCCAAAGACGACGAACGCGAAACCATTGGCGTGGCAGGACAACAGTTTGAAAACTCGCGAATGGCTTCGCTGCAAGTCAAACGAGTTCGTGTCTCGGTCGGCCTGCCGCGAAGTTATTACAACAAGCTTCACGCACAAACGTACTTGCAAGAGAATCCCGACACGCCGGTCGACGACGTGCCTGCGATGTCGGCTACTGCGTTTGAGAAGCTTCGAAGTGAAACAGCCACAAAAATCCAGACGGCCGTCACTCCATTGTTGCCCGAGGTTGCCGCTGGTGCGGACCGGTTTCCACTAGTGGAAGTGTTTGACTACTTCGATCTGCCCGGACCGCCACCACCTGAGGCGGAAACCGCCAAGATCGCTTTGGCTTGGCTTGCCGAGTCCTGGCAAACGATCGCATTGGTCATGTTGGGTCTGCTAGCACTATTGGTCGCTCGGTCAGCTGCCAGCGGCAGCGGTGATTCGACGCCTGCGGAATTCCGCGAAGGCTTCGGTCTGGAATTACCCGCGCCTCCACCCGAGATGGTTGAAACCGAGGAAGAAGGCGACACCATGACGATCACAGGCAGTTCGTTAAAAGACGAACTACTAGCGCTCGTTGACGGAAACCCCGAAGTCGCTGCCAACGTGATTCGCGGCTGGGTTGGCGAGGCCGCGTAA
- a CDS encoding FliG C-terminal domain-containing protein, with product MAGSANTDAANRDAAMRRIAIVLTSLPAPVAAKLLGTIDQDSKQVIRRTMATLSDVDPLERHRALQAFKTSVQQPAHQLASDRYSNDTFLNQSDPSYAQASRFSDRNGGSPSVLKSQSPIHDRPADPTSPLAFLCDVEDDDLIELLSGEHAQAVALVLASVAPSQAARILPRLEPTLRSSALSRLGRLSDIPETASAEVAQHFRNQLSQRTRTSASANNGSGRRALDAILSVMPKPEQSDHDSRNWQPTHHGNGEMHADPSERQAAHTRTAQSQSTLPPLVHSRADGPHAVPPLHAAEPRASESRSASDRNSVDEFYRQTDRANDEFHRLRVAPQTVSQIPSHADDTANGVTPNNSAHEKKIDSAHQPTQLNPLDSTDAIHSHLVAMKPKDLCTALGRVETRDAMLTLCGLPNAKAEAVLAVLPKDQAKVVRVQMNSLQSMNLREIDKAKERVAIASGSGSAVPANQASVSAAAA from the coding sequence ATGGCAGGCTCAGCAAACACCGATGCAGCGAACCGTGACGCAGCGATGCGCCGAATCGCGATCGTGTTGACCAGTTTGCCGGCTCCGGTTGCTGCGAAACTATTGGGCACGATTGACCAAGACTCAAAACAAGTCATCCGACGCACGATGGCAACACTGTCCGATGTCGATCCGCTGGAACGCCACCGTGCTCTGCAAGCCTTTAAAACATCCGTCCAGCAACCCGCTCACCAACTAGCCAGCGATCGCTATTCCAACGACACCTTTCTGAATCAGAGCGATCCTTCTTACGCTCAAGCAAGTCGATTCTCCGATCGCAACGGTGGATCACCATCAGTGCTAAAGAGCCAAAGTCCGATCCACGATCGCCCTGCCGACCCGACCTCGCCGCTGGCGTTCTTATGCGATGTTGAGGATGACGACTTGATTGAGTTGCTGTCCGGCGAACACGCTCAAGCAGTTGCGTTAGTGCTGGCATCCGTCGCACCGAGCCAAGCGGCTAGGATTTTGCCGCGATTGGAACCAACGCTTCGCTCATCCGCCCTGAGCCGGCTCGGTCGCCTCAGTGATATCCCAGAAACCGCTAGCGCGGAAGTCGCCCAACACTTTCGCAATCAACTAAGCCAACGGACGCGGACGTCGGCATCCGCCAATAACGGCAGCGGAAGACGTGCGCTCGATGCGATCCTGTCCGTCATGCCGAAACCCGAACAATCCGACCATGATTCGCGAAACTGGCAGCCCACTCATCACGGCAATGGCGAAATGCATGCCGACCCGTCTGAACGACAAGCGGCTCACACTCGAACGGCACAGTCCCAATCCACCCTTCCACCGCTGGTTCATTCACGAGCCGATGGACCGCATGCTGTACCGCCGCTGCATGCTGCCGAACCGCGGGCCTCCGAGTCTCGCAGCGCATCGGATCGCAATTCCGTCGACGAATTCTATCGGCAAACAGACCGAGCCAACGACGAATTCCACCGCCTGCGAGTTGCGCCTCAAACTGTATCTCAAATCCCATCGCATGCTGACGACACCGCGAACGGGGTTACTCCGAACAACTCGGCCCACGAAAAGAAAATTGATTCAGCTCATCAACCTACACAATTAAATCCGTTGGACTCGACCGATGCGATTCACTCGCATTTGGTTGCAATGAAACCCAAAGATCTTTGCACGGCACTGGGCCGCGTCGAAACTCGCGATGCGATGCTGACTCTTTGTGGGCTTCCCAACGCAAAGGCCGAAGCTGTCCTGGCTGTCTTGCCAAAAGATCAAGCGAAGGTGGTTCGCGTTCAGATGAACTCGCTTCAATCCATGAATCTGCGGGAAATTGATAAAGCGAAAGAACGTGTCGCCATCGCGTCTGGGTCGGGCAGCGCCGTGCCGGCCAATCAGGCGAGCGTTTCCGCAGCCGCGGCGTAA
- a CDS encoding FliH/SctL family protein, which yields MANVLKSDSFTEKSAAARSVSGLAGFNLNDLADEGRSRLDQCRTQVRQMIDEATKQGEQIQKKAAEDGYQEGLKRAAVDAETKLQNAAELRAKEAVQVLSQAVQQMHQEYESWMQQYSQTLNSIALAAAQRIVRKKLDNEPEILVRWAEEALTSTRSATRLTLAVHPETIAQLGEALDLMLVSPGLPEQTHVEPDETLPRDSVVVRQLGGDIDAGLEMQLKRLETMLS from the coding sequence ATGGCAAACGTGCTGAAATCCGATTCGTTCACTGAAAAGTCGGCGGCCGCTCGCAGCGTTTCTGGACTGGCCGGGTTCAATCTGAATGACTTGGCCGACGAAGGAAGGTCGCGTTTGGATCAATGCCGAACCCAGGTTCGTCAAATGATCGACGAAGCGACAAAGCAAGGCGAACAGATCCAAAAAAAAGCCGCAGAGGATGGATACCAAGAAGGCTTGAAGCGTGCCGCGGTCGACGCTGAAACAAAACTTCAAAACGCAGCCGAGCTGCGGGCGAAAGAAGCCGTCCAAGTGCTCAGCCAAGCCGTTCAACAGATGCACCAAGAATACGAAAGCTGGATGCAGCAGTACAGCCAAACACTCAACAGCATCGCCCTAGCGGCTGCCCAGCGAATCGTCCGCAAAAAACTAGACAATGAACCGGAGATCCTGGTCAGGTGGGCCGAAGAGGCTTTGACCAGTACACGCTCGGCGACTCGTTTGACACTTGCGGTTCACCCTGAAACGATCGCCCAACTCGGCGAAGCGCTCGACCTGATGCTGGTTTCACCGGGACTGCCTGAACAAACTCATGTCGAACCCGACGAAACACTACCTCGAGATTCCGTGGTGGTGCGTCAACTTGGTGGTGACATCGATGCCGGCCTCGAAATGCAACTGAAACGGTTGGAGACGATGCTGTCATGA
- a CDS encoding FliI/YscN family ATPase yields MTSSMLPKFKLKLPSLPDRDSTSEMIAKAMVHEVRGRVAAVIGETLEIEGMTAPIGAICELTMTDGTTLRGRVIGFRGVRPVLAPMERLSAVSAGDPVRLIDRSAKLRVGPSLCGRVIDAFGDPIDGRPLPPDLVAVDADRSPPDSLDRPPIDTILQTGVRVIDTMLTCGQGQRIGIFAGSGVGKSTLLGMLARGSKADKIVIGMIGERGREVQEFINRSLGEAGLARSVVVVATSDRPAAQRVSAAWTATAIAEAFRDKGENVLLLLDSVTRFAMAQRELGLAAGEPPTTRGYPPSVFNMLPRLVERTGRTTKGSITAFYTVLVEGDDNNEPIADTLRGLLDGHIMLSRALTAQAQWPPIDVLESLSRLQAHLIDADMSATVSAARRHLAVYRQNADLISIGAYRSGSDHNIDAAIAMREPLKMLLTQQADEIAPLDQSQRQLTQLMQMPIGALNAAMAGQNIANKNPSSATAPAPTAQTTGGQTPGSPASESQTPRPVQPRTPSQTAKDQRILS; encoded by the coding sequence ATGACCTCTTCCATGCTGCCAAAATTCAAACTGAAACTACCATCACTGCCTGATCGGGACTCGACATCCGAGATGATTGCCAAGGCGATGGTTCATGAAGTCCGCGGCCGAGTCGCGGCGGTGATCGGCGAAACATTGGAAATCGAAGGCATGACCGCACCCATCGGTGCGATTTGCGAATTAACGATGACCGACGGCACAACGTTGCGAGGCCGAGTGATCGGATTTCGTGGCGTGCGACCGGTTCTGGCTCCGATGGAACGCCTGTCCGCGGTTTCGGCTGGGGACCCCGTCCGCCTGATTGATCGATCGGCAAAACTTCGCGTCGGCCCGTCATTGTGCGGGCGAGTGATTGACGCGTTTGGTGATCCCATCGACGGACGTCCATTGCCACCCGATTTGGTGGCCGTCGACGCCGATCGCAGTCCACCGGATTCGTTAGACCGACCGCCAATCGATACGATTCTGCAGACCGGTGTTCGCGTGATCGACACGATGCTGACTTGTGGGCAAGGACAACGTATCGGAATTTTTGCCGGTTCGGGCGTTGGAAAAAGCACGCTGCTCGGGATGTTGGCCCGCGGTAGCAAAGCCGACAAAATCGTGATCGGCATGATTGGCGAGCGGGGTCGTGAAGTCCAAGAATTCATCAACCGCAGTTTGGGCGAAGCCGGTTTAGCGCGCAGCGTCGTGGTGGTTGCAACTAGCGATCGGCCGGCGGCGCAGCGCGTCTCGGCAGCATGGACCGCGACCGCGATTGCCGAAGCGTTTCGCGACAAAGGCGAGAACGTCTTGCTACTGCTCGACTCGGTCACTCGATTCGCAATGGCCCAGCGAGAACTCGGCTTAGCCGCGGGCGAACCGCCGACGACCCGAGGATACCCGCCGAGCGTTTTTAACATGTTGCCTCGACTAGTCGAACGGACCGGACGCACGACCAAGGGATCAATCACCGCGTTTTATACCGTGTTGGTCGAAGGCGACGACAACAACGAACCGATCGCCGACACACTGCGTGGATTGTTGGATGGCCACATCATGCTAAGCCGAGCTTTGACGGCCCAAGCACAATGGCCGCCAATCGATGTACTTGAAAGTCTAAGCCGTCTGCAAGCGCACCTGATCGATGCTGATATGTCGGCTACCGTTTCGGCAGCTCGGCGTCACTTGGCGGTCTATCGGCAAAACGCTGACTTGATCTCGATTGGTGCTTACCGATCGGGAAGTGACCATAACATCGACGCCGCGATTGCGATGCGCGAACCGTTGAAGATGTTGCTAACCCAACAAGCTGATGAAATTGCACCTCTAGATCAATCCCAACGTCAACTGACACAGTTGATGCAAATGCCGATCGGTGCATTGAACGCCGCGATGGCTGGCCAAAACATCGCAAACAAAAATCCCTCGTCGGCAACTGCCCCGGCGCCGACGGCTCAAACAACCGGCGGCCAGACACCCGGATCACCAGCGTCTGAATCACAAACACCTAGACCGGTTCAGCCAAGGACTCCTTCGCAAACGGCCAAAGACCAACGGATCCTGAGCTAA
- the fliJ gene encoding flagellar export protein FliJ, protein MAFNFRFQSILDLRCRQRDEAGAAVGQANQAIARIDEQTEQVEAQRLELRTQNNPNRIGHVSVEGLLSVGRYEMQLQADLAQLAATRAELVRELDRRQLALIEAEAEVKRFEKLSSNERVSHQTKMNVREQADADERSTQAYILARRVPNS, encoded by the coding sequence ATGGCATTCAATTTTCGCTTTCAATCGATCCTCGATCTGCGTTGTCGGCAACGCGACGAAGCCGGTGCGGCGGTTGGACAGGCGAATCAAGCAATTGCACGAATCGACGAACAAACCGAACAAGTCGAGGCGCAGCGATTGGAACTGCGAACCCAAAACAATCCCAATCGTATTGGTCATGTTTCGGTCGAAGGACTTTTGTCGGTCGGACGTTATGAAATGCAACTCCAAGCTGACCTTGCTCAGCTTGCCGCTACGCGAGCCGAGTTGGTTCGTGAACTCGATCGACGTCAGTTAGCCCTGATCGAAGCCGAAGCCGAGGTCAAGCGATTTGAAAAGCTAAGCTCGAATGAGCGAGTGTCTCATCAAACCAAAATGAACGTTCGCGAACAGGCTGACGCGGACGAACGAAGCACCCAAGCCTACATCCTTGCTCGACGGGTACCGAACTCATGA
- a CDS encoding flagellar hook-length control protein FliK: MSELESKRASLSTAQPISTAALQKLKSISGNGSVFASADGLVDAFSEVFARMAAATPQATPSASQSSTDSAAASDSKSTSDAESNNVENVENDSDSADAPVEVVAANQGSESLFETVQTNVDRPNSDQGQSNGEEETSDDLSDSVAIAAAVGANQEAVKPNNDPSIGSETEPQSADDQNILHPQKLEKTGKPSDNTGDVAPPIDSVGDDNPAAPRTEPGVTSEQTSTEMMVGGTTDVEADTGDSPRHQRKGHRDNQHATDPSAKVNSNVQTDEQIGKNTGSIAIPESILAESAAANVIGGTTESQSEKLLQSIQQTVTAAAAATATPNATTANGTVPAVRGGGSTDASATFRVDSMTAPAGAKAEAAAKSKAAASSESSNTDILTRIKLIQRVSKAFQHLGPEGGVVRLRLAPAELGTVRVEMRIQQKKVEARVVTNTEAASAALKEHLPELRARLESFGMSVESIEVETDTSFDQNDSSAFTDQESSWGQQPRRSPDRPQRPSRVSPTVSQPVSAPVAVGTAISGGVDVRL; the protein is encoded by the coding sequence ATGAGCGAGTTAGAGTCCAAGCGTGCGTCGCTATCGACGGCACAGCCGATTTCGACGGCTGCGCTACAAAAATTGAAATCCATTTCCGGCAATGGATCCGTTTTTGCTTCGGCCGACGGCCTCGTCGATGCTTTCTCGGAGGTGTTCGCTCGCATGGCCGCTGCGACGCCGCAAGCCACCCCGTCCGCCTCGCAGTCATCAACCGATAGCGCAGCGGCGTCGGATTCGAAATCAACTTCCGACGCCGAGTCAAACAACGTCGAGAACGTTGAAAACGATTCCGATTCAGCCGATGCCCCCGTTGAGGTTGTGGCAGCCAATCAAGGTTCCGAGTCTCTGTTCGAGACCGTTCAAACCAATGTCGACCGGCCAAATTCGGATCAGGGCCAATCGAACGGCGAAGAAGAAACCAGCGACGACCTTTCAGATTCCGTTGCAATTGCCGCTGCGGTCGGCGCAAACCAAGAAGCCGTGAAACCCAACAACGATCCATCGATCGGATCGGAAACCGAACCTCAATCGGCCGATGACCAGAACATTTTGCACCCACAAAAGTTAGAGAAAACGGGCAAGCCATCGGACAACACCGGAGATGTCGCGCCTCCAATCGACTCCGTTGGCGATGACAATCCAGCAGCCCCCCGCACCGAACCGGGGGTAACGAGCGAACAGACCTCAACAGAAATGATGGTTGGCGGAACCACTGACGTCGAAGCAGACACGGGTGATTCACCACGCCACCAGCGAAAAGGTCACCGCGACAACCAACACGCCACCGACCCATCGGCCAAGGTAAACTCGAACGTTCAAACCGACGAACAAATCGGAAAAAACACAGGATCCATTGCGATCCCGGAATCGATTTTGGCCGAATCAGCAGCCGCTAATGTGATCGGCGGCACGACGGAATCACAATCTGAAAAACTGCTGCAGTCGATCCAGCAAACCGTCACGGCGGCTGCCGCTGCGACCGCGACTCCCAATGCCACGACCGCCAACGGCACAGTGCCTGCGGTTCGCGGTGGCGGTTCCACTGATGCTTCGGCGACGTTCCGTGTGGATTCGATGACTGCGCCGGCCGGTGCAAAAGCGGAAGCCGCCGCGAAGTCCAAAGCTGCAGCGTCGAGCGAGTCTTCCAACACGGATATTCTGACTCGCATCAAATTGATCCAGCGCGTTAGCAAAGCATTCCAGCACTTAGGTCCTGAGGGGGGTGTCGTCCGCTTGCGACTGGCCCCCGCTGAACTCGGCACGGTGAGAGTTGAAATGCGAATTCAACAAAAGAAAGTCGAAGCCCGTGTGGTCACCAATACTGAAGCCGCTAGCGCAGCGCTGAAAGAACACTTGCCGGAACTTCGGGCTCGGTTGGAATCGTTCGGCATGAGCGTAGAAAGCATCGAAGTTGAAACCGACACGTCGTTTGACCAGAACGATTCATCGGCATTCACCGATCAAGAATCGTCTTGGGGCCAACAACCTCGCCGATCACCCGATCGTCCGCAGCGACCATCAAGAGTTTCACCGACCGTTTCACAGCCTGTGTCGGCACCTGTCGCAGTCGGCACGGCGATTTCTGGTGGCGTCGACGTTCGACTGTGA
- a CDS encoding flagellar hook assembly protein FlgD produces the protein MSQIGQTSAAAFTASETASQASAQADPYGDVDFMKLLINEMQNQDPLDPMKNSEMVQQISQIREIGATDALTSTLGNLASSQELVTASSLIGQSVTGLADDASPVDGLVDRITVETDSENESRLIKVHVGGKTMSIKNIREIQPG, from the coding sequence ATGTCACAAATCGGACAAACGAGCGCTGCAGCCTTTACGGCATCTGAAACCGCATCCCAAGCATCGGCGCAAGCTGACCCCTACGGCGACGTTGATTTCATGAAGTTGCTGATCAACGAAATGCAGAACCAGGATCCGCTAGACCCGATGAAAAACAGCGAAATGGTTCAGCAGATCAGCCAAATTCGCGAAATTGGTGCGACAGACGCTTTAACATCAACACTGGGCAACTTGGCGTCGAGCCAAGAACTGGTGACCGCTAGTTCACTGATCGGACAGAGCGTTACGGGCCTCGCCGACGATGCTTCGCCTGTCGACGGGTTGGTCGATCGCATCACTGTCGAAACAGACTCAGAAAACGAATCACGATTGATCAAAGTACACGTGGGTGGAAAGACGATGAGCATTAAGAACATCCGAGAAATTCAGCCTGGGTAA